The Haloplanus natans DSM 17983 DNA segment AGAATATGCCCGACCGTTTCGACGTGATCGTCGCCGGCGCGGGGCCCGCCGGGGCCCAGTGTGCCCGCGACCTCGCTCAACGGGGGTACGACGTGGTCGTCCTCGAGGCCGAGGCCGAGGCCGACTTCCCCCGCCAGAGCAACAAATCCACCGCCGGCACGTTCCCATCTATGATGGCTTCGTTCGGGGTGCCGGACGAGGTGGTGATGAACTACACCGACGACGTGGTGCTGGAGTCGCCGAACGACCACTACGTCCAGCACCAGCCCGGTGCGGTCCTCGAGTTCGCCGAATTCAAACGCTGGCTGGTCCGTGAGGGTCGCGAGCAGGGGGCGACCTACCGCTTCGACGCCCGCGCCAACGCGCCGATCATGGCGGACGGAACCATCTCCGGCGTCCGCTACGCGGGCGACGAAGAGGTGTACGCCGACATCGTCGTCGACGCGACGGGGCCGGCGGCGCCGCTGGCGAAGGAACTCGGCGTGAGCGACCTGCAACGCGACCACCAGGCAATCGGCGTCGAGTGGGAGATGGAGGGGGTAGAGATGGACCACCCCGAGTACGCCGACCTCACGAACACGATGATGCTCCGACTGGACCACACGTACGCCCCCGGCGGCTACTCGTGGATCTTCCACACCGGCGGCGACACCGCGAAGGTCGGCCTCTGTTACATTCAAAACGAGAGCCACGAGCAGTACGGCCGGGACGGGGCGAGCATCGACGACTATCTGCACCAGTGGCTCGACGAGGACCCGCGCTTTGCCGACGCCGAGCGCATCACCGACAAACAGCAACACCGCGGCTCGGCCCACATCCAGATGCCCGGCAAACTGTGTACGGACGGGTTCATGGCCGTCGGCGACACGGTTCCCACCATCGACCCCCTGTGGGGAGAGGGTATCCATAAGGGGATGAAATCGGGGCGGATGGCCGCCATCACGGCCGACCGCTGTTTCACCGAAGCGGACCCCGACACCTCCGCGGAGGCGATGTCGGTCTACAGCAAACTCTGGCACAGCGAGGTGGCGCCCCGGATGCGCGAGCGCCTGCTGATGACGGAACTGCTCTATCTCACGCCCAACGAGCGCTACGATACGCTGATGGAGGACCTGCGCGGCGCCGACGGCGACACCCTAGCGAAGGTCAACGCGGGCAACGTCCGGGCGATGATGCGGCTCCTCCACGTCCGTGACGTGGGGCTTCTCGCGAAGTTCGCGAGGGAGCGCCTGGGCGAGCGGTCGTCGTAACGTCGTTCCGTTCCACAACGCCTTTCGCCGTCTCGGCCCTGTATCGGTACGTGACATCCCCGATCAGCGAGATACCGACCCTCGGTATCGGCACGTGGCAAAACACCGACCCCGAAGAGTGTGCGAACGCGGTGGCGACGGCCATCGAGATGGGCTATCGCCACGTCGACACCGCACAGGCCTACGACAACGAGACGGCGGTCGGCGAGGGCCTCGCGCGCGCCGCCGTCCCACGCGAGGACGTCTTCCTCGCGACGAAAGTCTGGATCGACCAACTCGGGGGCGACGACGTCGTCGCCTCCACCGAGGAGAGTCTGTCGAAACTCGGCGTCGACTACCTCGACCTGCTGTATATCCACTGGCCGGCAGGCGAATACGACGCCGAAGACACCCTCGCCGCCTTCGACGACCTGTACGACGAGGGGCTGATCGAGCGGATCGGCGTCAGCAACTTCGAACCCGGGCAGGTGACCGAGGCGGTCGAGACGGCCGACGCCCCCATCTTCGCCAACCAGATCGAGTGTCACCCGCTCCTCCCGCAGGACGAACTCCGCGCACACTGTGCCGATCACGGCGTCGACGTGGTGGCGTACTCGCCGCTGGCCCGCGGCGAGGTGTTCGACATCCCCGAGATCAACGCCGTGGCCGACAAACACGGCGTCAGCGAGGCACAGGTGTCGCTCGCGTGGCTCCGCGAGAAGGGCGTCACGGCGATTCCGAAGGCGACGAGCGAGACACACATCCGCGACAACTGGGCGTCGCGAACGCTGGAACTCGACGACGAGGACGTATCGACCATCGATAGCATCGGCCGGACGGAACGGCAGATCGATCCGGACTTCGCGCCCTGGTAACTACGAGCGGTCGACCGACTCGGCGTCTGCCTCTTCCTCGCCCGGATGGTCGTGGGCGACTTTCGCCGTCACCCGAACCCCGACCAGCGAGACCACGATGGCCGTCACGACGAACAGCGCGAGGCGTTCCGTAGGCTGGACGGTGACCCCGAGCAGTTGGAGATGCTGGAGGACGCCCTCGCGTTCGAGGAAGTAGCCGGCGAACCCGCGGACGACGAGGCCAAGCGCGACGACGCCGAAAGGGAGGTTCAGGTAGGGGCGGGGGATGCGGTCCGCGTCGATGAGTTCGTCGAGCAGGCGACCGGCGCTCGCGGTGAGCGCCGCCAGCGCCAGCCACGGGATGCTACTGTAGAAAAACTGCATGACTGGGACGAGGACGACACCGTCGGTCACGGGCGAAACGGCGAGGCCACCGAGAAAGAGCCCGACGAGTGCGAGGCCGCCCGCGACGGCGTAGGTGACGACCGACACCTGTCCGGAGTAGAGGGCGTCCCTGATCTGGTCGGGCAGGCGCGCCAGGTAGGCGTCGATCGCGAGTCCCTTGTACAGCACCGCGGCGCCGAGCAGCGAGGCGAGGCCGGCGAGCGCCATGCCGAGCGAGAACCGCACGAGTAAGACGGGAAGCAAGAGCAGTCCGACGCCGACGGGAACGAGAACGGTCGAGCGGAGTTCCTCGTCGGCGAGGAACTGCTTGAGGAGGTAGTACGTCGACTCGATGTCGCGGGCCTGTCGGACGACCACGCGGTCGACGGAGTCGACCGGTAGACGACTCTCGATGATCGGCACCAGCCGCTCGTCGTCGGCGCTGTCGGTGACGATGATCGCCGAGTCGGGGGCGTAGCGGTCGAGCAGGTCGTCGACCTGGGCCGCGACCGAGCGGTCGGCGCCGACGGGGGAGTCGCCGGAGCCGGAGACGACGGCGACGGCATCGATTCCACCGGAAAAATCTTCGCCCAGGCGCTTTCCAGGGCCGGTCGGCACGTGTTCACCTCCAAGGACTTCGCGTCGCGAATCCGCGGCGGCTACACGGCGTACAAAGTCCGCACGTCGGTAGACCAGGTACAGAGCGTGGTCGATCGGCTGGACGTGCTCATCGCGCTTACCCAGCGGACCATCGACGAAAATCTCGATGAACTCCACGACGGGAGCGTCATCATCTACGACGGGGATCGGACGACGATGCAGGACGTGGAGATCCCCGAGGGGATGATCGGCCTCGACGTACCGCTCAAGAGCCTCGCGGAGGACGCCGGCGGCGCCATCATGCGCAACGTCGTCGCCCTCGGCGCCGCCTGCGCCGTCAGTGACTTTCCGATCGAGAACCTCGACAGCGCCCTCGAGAAACGCTTCGGTGACAAGGGTTCCGCCATCGTCGAGAACAACAAGACCGCGGCGCGGAAGGGACGGGACTACGTCCTCGAGGAGTACGACCAGGAGTTCGGCTACGATCTGGAGTGTACCGACGAGAACTACGTCCTCCTGAACGGCGACGAGGCCATCGGCATGGGCGCCATCGCCGGCGGCTGTCGGTTCTACGCCGGCTACCCCATCACGCCCGCGACGGACGTGATGGAGTATCTCACCGGCAGAATCGAGCGCTACGGCGGCCACGTCGTGCAGGCGGAGGACGAACTCGCCGCCATCAACCTCGCACTCGGCGCCGCGCGCGCCGGCGCCCGCTCCATGACCGCCACCTCCGGCCCGGGAATCGACCTCATGGCCGAGACGTTCGGACTGGTCGCCACCAGCGAGACGCCGCTGGTCATCTGTAACGTGATGCGCTCCGGCCCCTCGACGGGGATGCCCACCAAGCAGGAACAGGGCGACCTGAACGCCATGCTCTACGGCGGACACGGCGAGGTGCCGCGGTTCGTCCTCGCGCCCACGACCATCGCGGAGTGTTTCCACAAGACCGTCGAGGCGTTCAACCTCGCGGAGAAATACCAGATTCCGGTCTACCTGACCGCCGACCTCTCGCTCGCGGTCACCGAACAGACCTACCCGCCGGAGGAGTTCGACATGGACGCGGTCGAAATCGACCGCGGGAAGGTCGTCGACGGGGAGACGGTGGGCGAACGACGAACAGGGGCGGTTCAAACCCCACGCACTCACCGAGGACGGCGTGAGTCCGCGGGCGTTCCCCGGCACCGAGGGCGGCGTCCACATGTCCACCGGCCTCGAACACGACGAACTCGGGCGCCGGACCGAGGACACCGATATGCGCGTCCGGCAGGTGGACAAGCGCACCCGCAAGGTCGAGACGGCGGAGGCGCGCGAACCGTTCGCGGCCCGCGAGTTCGGCGACCCCGAGGCGGCGACGCTCGTCGTCTCGTGGGGGTCGAACGAGGGCGCGATGCGGGAGGCGATCGACTTCCTCGACGACCGAGGGATCGACGTGCGATTCCTCTCGGTGCCCTACGTCTTCCCGCGGCCCGACCTGACCGACGCCGTGGAAGCCGCCGACGAGGTGATCCTCGTCGAGTGTAACGCGACGGGACAGTTCGCGGACCTGATCGAGCACGACACGCTGACGCGCGTGACGCGCGTGAACAAGTACGACGGCGTCCGATTCAAGGCGGACGAACTCGCCGACCGGATCACCGAGGTGCTTGCTGACGACGACGAAAAAGAGGAGGCGACCCCATGAGCTCCGACGTTCGATTCACCGACTTCAAATCCGACGCACAGCCGACGTGGTGCCCGGGCTGTGGCGACTTCGGCACCATTAACGGAATGATGAAAGCCCTGGCCGAAACCGGCAACAGCCCCGACGAGACGTTCATCGTCGCCGGCA contains these protein-coding regions:
- a CDS encoding aldo/keto reductase; the encoded protein is MPTLGIGTWQNTDPEECANAVATAIEMGYRHVDTAQAYDNETAVGEGLARAAVPREDVFLATKVWIDQLGGDDVVASTEESLSKLGVDYLDLLYIHWPAGEYDAEDTLAAFDDLYDEGLIERIGVSNFEPGQVTEAVETADAPIFANQIECHPLLPQDELRAHCADHGVDVVAYSPLARGEVFDIPEINAVADKHGVSEAQVSLAWLREKGVTAIPKATSETHIRDNWASRTLELDDEDVSTIDSIGRTERQIDPDFAPW
- a CDS encoding digeranylgeranylglycerophospholipid reductase, with protein sequence MPDRFDVIVAGAGPAGAQCARDLAQRGYDVVVLEAEAEADFPRQSNKSTAGTFPSMMASFGVPDEVVMNYTDDVVLESPNDHYVQHQPGAVLEFAEFKRWLVREGREQGATYRFDARANAPIMADGTISGVRYAGDEEVYADIVVDATGPAAPLAKELGVSDLQRDHQAIGVEWEMEGVEMDHPEYADLTNTMMLRLDHTYAPGGYSWIFHTGGDTAKVGLCYIQNESHEQYGRDGASIDDYLHQWLDEDPRFADAERITDKQQHRGSAHIQMPGKLCTDGFMAVGDTVPTIDPLWGEGIHKGMKSGRMAAITADRCFTEADPDTSAEAMSVYSKLWHSEVAPRMRERLLMTELLYLTPNERYDTLMEDLRGADGDTLAKVNAGNVRAMMRLLHVRDVGLLAKFARERLGERSS
- a CDS encoding DUF373 family protein, whose translation is MPTGPGKRLGEDFSGGIDAVAVVSGSGDSPVGADRSVAAQVDDLLDRYAPDSAIIVTDSADDERLVPIIESRLPVDSVDRVVVRQARDIESTYYLLKQFLADEELRSTVLVPVGVGLLLLPVLLVRFSLGMALAGLASLLGAAVLYKGLAIDAYLARLPDQIRDALYSGQVSVVTYAVAGGLALVGLFLGGLAVSPVTDGVVLVPVMQFFYSSIPWLALAALTASAGRLLDELIDADRIPRPYLNLPFGVVALGLVVRGFAGYFLEREGVLQHLQLLGVTVQPTERLALFVVTAIVVSLVGVRVTAKVAHDHPGEEEADAESVDRS